The Pseudomonas sp. TH06 genome contains the following window.
CGGCGCAGCAGCATCGGTTCGGCCCAGATCACGCCGCGACCACGGGCCTCGATGCAGATGCCGACGTCTGCTGCCAGGCCTTCGAAATAGTCGGCGATCCGTTGCATCTCATCGGCGGCATCCAGTTCCTGCCGTTGGCTCAAGGCACTGGCCGGGTCGGTGCGCGCCAGAAACAGCATGTTGTCGAGCATCCGCGTCAGCCGCTCCAGCTCTTCGACATTGGAGGCGAGCAGCTGTTGATAGGCGTCGATGCTGCGCGGCTGTTGCAGGGCGACCTGGGTTTCGCCGAGCAGGTTGTTGATCGGCGTGCGCAATTCGTGAGCCATGTCGGTGGAGACCTGACTCAACTGCGCAAAACCCCTGGCAAGGCGATCGAGCATGGCGTTGAACGCTTCGATCATCGGCCGCAACTCTCGCGGTGCGCCTGCACTGGCCAAGCGTTCATTGAGGTTGCCGACGCCGATCCCATGGGCGTGTTTTGCCAACCGGCGCAACGGTAGCAAACCGCGATAGACCAGCAAGCAACCGACCAGCGCAAGGACAATCGCAGCCAGTGATGCGAGGCCGTACACGCTGAGCCGATAGTTGGCGAGCATCGCCGTGCGTTCGCTCATCAGCTTGCCGATGAGCACTTGCAGGTTGCCCAGATCGCCGGAGTCGATGCTCGCCGCCACGGCCGAAAACGGCACGCCGTTGATGCTTGGCAGATGCTGCACGTCGTTGAGGGCCATCACATGGTCGACCGGCACGGCGGGCACGCTCGGCAGCGCCAGATTGCCGGGGTTGACCACCAGCAGCGGCGGATGGCCCGGCGCGCCAATCGTCAGCAGCGCTTCGCGGGTACCGAGCATGTTCTGAAACAGCGCCGGTTTGTTCTTGATCAACTCCAGCGTGTTGCTGTCATTGAGGATGGTGCGCAACTGATCGATGCGGCTGACCAGTTGAATGTCGTCACGACGGGTCAGTTGTTCTTCCAGTTCTTGGTAAAGCGCCACGCCAAGGCCAGCCAGCGAAACGAAGGCGAGCACGGCGAAGACCAGCGCCAGGCGCAATGTCAGCGAATAACTGCCGGCGATTTTCATGATTGCGTATCGAAGCGGTAGCCGATGCCGCGCACGCTGTGAATCAGCTTGAGCTGGAACGGATCATCGACTTTCGCCCGCAAGCGGCGTACGGCGACATCGACGACGTTGGTGTCGCTGTCGAAATTCATGTCCCACACCCGTGAGGCGATCAGCGAGCGCGACAGCACTTGCCCGGTGTGGCTGGCGAACAGTTGCAGCAAGGCGAACTCCTTGTTGGTCAGGGTGATCCGCACACCGGCGCGGGTTACGCGGCGCTTGAGCACGTCGATCTGCAGGTCAGCGACTTGCAGTTGTTCGTCTTCGTGGATCGGCCCGCGTCGGGTCAGGGTGCGCAGGCGCGCCACCAGTTCGGCGAATGAGAACGGCTTGATCAGATAGTCGTCGGCACCCAGTTCGAGGCCTTTGACGCGGTCGGCGATGTCATCGCGCGCGGTCAGGAACAGCACCGGCGTGTCGGCCTCCTTGCGCAGCCGGCGCAGGACTTCCCAGCCATCCATTTTCGGCATCATCACATCCAGCACGATCACGTCGAAGCTGTGCTCCAGCGCCAGGTGCAGACCATCGGCGCCGTCGCGGGCCAGACTCACGCTGTAGCCCAGTTCCTGCAGGCCGTTGAGCAAGTAATTGCCTGCCTTGGGTTCGTCTTCGATAACCAGAATATTCATCGGCGATCATTCTCAATGGTCATTGATGCAACCGCTGCCCTGTACCTGATAGTCCAGCACATGTTCACGGCCCTGATGGTCGAGGTAGTTGAGTTTCGCCGGGACCACACCGCACGCCTGGGAAATATCGGTGCTGGACAACACTTTGTCGACATCCAGATTGACGTAGAAGCCGTTTTTGTCATGGATGACTGCGGTGTCGGGCATCGAAGCGGCGAACAGCGAACCGCTGGCGAGGAGGGCGGAGAAGGCGAGGATCAGGGTTTTCATGATGAGTCACTCAGTGGTTGAAGTAGGTCGGCAGTGCGCCGGAACAACTTCAGGCTACCGAGCGATCCGCACGGCAAACCGACAACTGAATGACAAAACTGTAATGAAACGGTGGACGAAGATTCAGAGCTGAACGCAACTCTTGTGGGAGCTGGCTTGCCAGCGATGGCGGTGGATCAGACAACACAACGTCGCCTGACCCTGCCTCATCGCTGGCAAGCCAGCTCCCACAATGATTTTCGGTGCAGTTGATATTTTCAGCTGGCGTGGGTACTCAGGATGCTCGCCACTTGCTGCGGCTGGCAGTTCAGGTAGGGCGAGGATTTCAGCCAGCGCTGATCCGGATACCACGAGAACATGAACTGGCCGTCCTTGAGTTTATCGATCACCTGTTTTGCAATCTGTGGTCGAACGGCCGGACAGCCCTGACTGCGACCGATGCGGCCCTGGCGTTTGCTCCACAACGGGTTCACATAGCTGGCGGCGTGAATGACGATGGCGCGATCGCGGGCCATGTCATTGAAGCCCGGTTCCAGACCGTCCATGCGCAACGAATATCCGTGGGTGCCGCTGTAACTTTCCTGGGTGCGGAAGAGGCCGAGGCTGGACTGATAACTGCCTTCGACATTGGAAAACTGCGTGGCGAAGTTTTCCCCGGAGGCGGAGCCGTGGGCGACCAGGTCGCGCAGCACCAGTTTTTTCCGGTTGAGGTCGAAGATCCACAGTCGGCGTTCGGTGGACGGTTGCGAATAATCGATGATTGCCAGATGACGGGACGGCTTCGCGCCGTTGTTGACCGCGCATTGCATGGCATTCAGCGCACCTTTCAGCGCCTGGGGATTGAGTTCTGGCGCGGCGTGCGCGAGGCTGGTGTAGAGAACCGGCGATGGTTTGCCGGCGGCGAAAGCTGGACTGGTCACCGCGACAAGGGTCGCGGTGGTCAGCAGAAGTCGGCGCAAAAACGTCAACATTTATAAAGTGTCCTCACTTGCTGCTTACTTAATTGGCACTTTGGCTCCTGACGTCCAGTCATAACCCGCAAGCCCGCAGAACGAGCCTGACTGTTCGGCGCACCTGATGTAAGGTTGGCCATCATCAAGATGGCCATGGATTGGAGTAAAGCAGTTGTTCAAAAAGTACGCATGCTACTTGAGCATTTGTTTGCTCGCTGCGCCGTTTGTCGCTTGTGCCGATGAGCCGCTGCCGCCCTTGCAGACGCTGCCGACGCCACCGGCCGAAATGCCCGTTGAACCACAAAGTCCGTTGCAGGCCGTGCTGATCAGTTTGCCTCAGGCCTGTCCGGCAGTTGCCGCGCACCTTGCTGGCCCGGCGCTGGAACAGTTGCAAGCGTTCTACCAACAGCAGGACTGGATGCCGGTGTGGGCCCGCGAGTCCGGACGCTTGCAGGCGTTGCAGGGTCAGTTGCAGCTGTTGGCCGATGATGGCCTCAGTCCGAAACGCTACCCGGTCGCGCCGAACCCGCCGCAGGACGGCGAGTTGTGCGCCGATATCGACATCAGCCGCTATTACCTGCAAGCCCTGCAGGATCTGCATTACGGACGCCTGCTGCAGTCGCACTTCGAACCGCTGTGGCACGCCGACGAGGCACCTCGCGACCGTCAGGCCGAATTGCTCGCCATCGCTGTGCCCGGCATGCAGAACATCCCAGATGCGTTCGATCTGGCCCGCCCGCACCTTGCGCAGTATCAGAACCTGCGTCAGCTCTACGCCGCGCAACGGCTCAAGGCCTTGCCGCAATGGCAGTCGGTGGGCAACGGGCCGCTGCTGCGCCCGTCGATGGAAGACAAACGGGTGCCGGAACTGGCCCGGCGTCTGTACAGCGAAGGCTATCTGACCCACGCCCTCGGCGCCCCCGGCAATGCCTACGAAGGCGTGCTGGTGGATGCGGTGAAAAGCTTTCAGGCCAACCATTCGTTGCAAGCGGATGGCGTGGTCGGGCCGGGGACGATTGCCGAACTCAACATCAGCCCGTTGACCCGCCGCGAACAACTGCGGGTCAACCTCGAACGCTTCCGCTGGCTGGCTCAGGACATGGAACCCGATGGCTTGCTGGTCAACGTCGCCGCTGCCGAGCTGACCCTGTATCAGCGCGGCCAGCCGGTGTGGCAGACCCGCACCCAGGTTGGCCGTGCCGAGCGCCAGACGCCGTTGCTCAAATCCCGCGTCACGCGGTTGACCCTGAACCCGACCTGGACCGTGCCGCCGACCATCTGGAAGGAAGACAAGCTGCCGGCGATCCGCAAGGATCAGACCTTCCTCAGTCGGCAGAATCTGCAAGTGCTCGATGCCAACGGACAGCCGCTGGCGGCGGCGGACATCGACTGGGACAACCCCGGCAACATCCTCTTGCGTCAGGACGCCGGGCCGCGCAATCCGCTGGGGCAAATGGTCATCCGCTTCCCCAACCCGTTCTCGGTGTACCTGCATGACACGCCGAGCAAGGCGCTGTTCGACAAGGGACCACGAGCTTTCAGTTCGGGCTGTGTGCGGGTCGAGCACCCGATGCAACTGCGCGACCTGCTGCTCAGCCCGGCAGAGAAGGCCCGCACCGAAACCTTGCTCGCCACCGGCGCCACCCATGAATTCCGCTTGTCGGCGCCGGTGCCGATCCTGATGACTTACTGGACCGTGCAAGTCGACAACGCCGGCCACGTGCGTTACTCGCCAGATATCTACAGCCGTGACAGCGCGTTGCTGGCCGGGCTTGATCGGGCACATTGAGCCTCAGCGGGCGCGGCGGTTCCAGAACCGTCGCGCCAGCCACGCATCAACGCTCAATTTGCCCGCCCCGGCGAACACCAGCGGCAGTAAGGCGGCCAGGTAAATCGCCGGCAGCTTGAAGTTGCCGAAGCCCTTGTTGGTGATGGCGTAACCCTGGGCCAGTTCGCTCAGCGACGACCAGTCGGCAGGCCAGTGCACGGCAGCGGTGGCGACCACGGTCACCACGATCAGCGACACTGCCGAGATCCGCGTGCCGAGGCCAACCAGAATCGCCAGTGCGCCGATCAATTCGGCCCACATCGACAGTTCCCAGTTCAACGTTGCCGGCAGGTGATCGAAGGGAAACGGGAACCGGCTCTGAATGTCCTCGAACCAGTTCTGGCCGGTGAACTTTTCCAGCCCTGACTCGAAAAACTCCCAGGCGATAAACAGACGCAAGGTCAGCGGTGCGAGCCAAGTGCCGGCGCGGTCGAGGTTCAGGTGCACGGCTTGGGTGGCGGTCGAAAGGTTGCTGGTCATGATGAGTCTCCGGACGATGGGGGAAGTGAATCGACCGGGCTATTTGAGCTTTGCGGTGTATCGGCGATGTGTCGCCGGGGCAGGGGTTTGTGTGATTGGTGTGTCTGCGGCCGGGGGATATACAGTGCGATACAGACGACCATGCTGGACGCACGCTCTCGGCGCCGTCAGCATGGCCAAAAAAAACGGATCATCCCCCATGCGAAAACTCCCTTCACTGCCCGCCCTGCGCACCTTCGAATGCGCTGCCCGCCATGCGCATTTCGGCCGGGCGGCGGCGGAGTTGTGTGTCACCGACAGCGCGGTCAGCCATCAGATTCGCCAGCTCGAAGAGCAATTGGGCGTGTCGTTGTTCATCCGTGAAGGCCGGCAGATTCGCCCGACCATCGCCGCCGGACGCCTGATGCAAAGTCTGCAACAGGCCTTCGAACTGATTGGCGAGGCCTGCGATGAATTACGTGATCCATCCTCGCTGGCCGTGCTCAGGCTGGCCGTCACTGCGGAACTTGCGCAGAAGTGGTTGATGAGTCGCCTCAGCGATTTTTATGCGCGTTACCCGCACATCACCTTGCACCTCTACGAACAACCCATCGACGCCAGCGCGCCGGGCGAAGACATTGATCTGGCCATCACCTACGGCACCGGCCCGGCGGACAGCAGTGCCTACTTCGTTCGCCCGTTGCCCGCCCTGCAGTTTTTTCCGGTGTGCAGCCCCGGCCTGTTCAATCAAGGCACGTTGAAAACGCCGAAGGATCTCGCCCGACACTGCTTGCTGCACGACGATCAGGATGGCAAGACCTGGACCGCATGGCTGACCAGCCACGCCGGTGATCAGCGCCCGCAACGCCAGTTGTATTTCGCCCACGCCGGGTTGGCGCTGGAAGCGGCGGTGCAAGGGCAGGGCGTGGCGATGGGCGACAACCTCACCGCGCAGGAAGACTTGCAGAATGGCCGACTGCTACGGCCGTTCAGCGCCAGCATGACCGCGTTGGGGCAGTACGCGCTGGTTTGCGAGCGTGTGCGTCTGGAGCGTCCGGCGGTGGCGCAAATGTTGGAATGGTTCAATGATCAGCTGGCCGATTGAAGAGTTTAATTCAACTGTTCCGCAATAATCATCGTTGGCGAGCGTGATGCCCGCGACCGTAGCCTGTGGTCATTCCCATCGCGAAGACGAGGTTTGACCATGGCACGTTTGCTCGACTCCACCCCGAAACACGACGGCTTCCGTCTGCCCGGCGAATTCGAAGCCAAATCCGGCTGCTGGCTCGGCTGGCCGGAGCGCACCGATGTCTGGCGCAATGGCGCCAAGCCTGCGCAGAAAGTCTGGGTGCAGATCGTCACCGCCATCTCCCACAGTGAACCGGTCACCGTCTGCGCCTCCGCCGCGCAATTCGCCACCGCCCGCCGCCAGTTGCCGCCGCAAGTGCGGGTGGTGGAAATGACCTGCAACGACACCTGGTTCCGCGACAGCGGCCCGTGCTTTGTGGTCAACGATCAGAGCGGTGAAGTCCGCGGAGTCGATTTTGAGTTCAACGCCTATGGCGGACTCGACGGCGGACTGTATTACCCGTGGGACAAGGACGATCAGATCGCCAGCAAGATCCTTGAGATCGAACGTTTTGACCGTTATCGCGCACCGTTGATTGCCGAGCTTGGCGGCATCCAGAGTGATGGTCAGGGCAGCATCCTCACCACCGAACAGTGCCTGCTCAACCGTAATCGCAACCAGCATCTGGGCAAGGAAGAAGTCACGCGCCGACTGACCGACTACCTCGGTGCCGAGCAAGTGATCTGGCTGCCACGCGGCTGCAAGTTCGACGAAACCGATGGCCATGTCGATGACTTGGCGTGTTTTGTCCGCCCCGGCGAAGTGGTGTTGCAGTGGACCGACAACCGCGACGATCCGCAGTGGGAGATCTACCAGGAAGCCTACGACATCCTGCGCAGCACCCGCGACAGCCGTGGTCGCGAGTTGACCGTGCACAAACTGCCGCAACCCGATGTGCTGGAGTGGACGGCCGAGGAAGCCGAAGGCCTTGATCAGCAGGACAGCACTCATACCCGCCAGGCCGGGACGAAAATCTGTGCGTCTTACATCAACTATTACGCCGGTAACCGCTCGATCGTGGTGCCGCTGTTTGGTGATCGCAACGACAAGGTGGCAATGGCGACCCTGGCCGAACTGTTTCCACAACACAAAATCGTCGGCATCGAAAACTCCCGTGAAATCCTCCTCGGCGGCGGCAACGTTGCGTGCATCACCATGCCGCAATATGCCGGCACGTCTGACCACAAGAAGGGGCTGTGATGATGGGCCTGCACAAACTGACTCAAGCGTTGCTGCTGGTGCTTGCACCTCTGTGTGTGCAGGCCGCCGACAACGCTCAACCGGTGGTCAATCTGTACATCTGGGGCGAATATCTCGCCCCGGATACCCTGAAGAATTTCGAGGCGAAAACCGGCATTCATGTGGTCGCCGATCACTTTGATTCACTGGAAACGGTGGAGACCAAACTGCTCACCGGGCGCAGCGGTTATGACCTGGTGCTGACCGCCGGCCAGCATCTGTCGCGAGCCATCGAGAGCGGCGCGATTCAGCCGCTGGACAAGGCGCGGGTACCGCACTTTGCTGGCGTCGGTGACGAGTTTCGCCAGCACATGGCGGTGTTCGATCCGGGCAACCGTTATGCCGGAATTTATGCCTGGGGCACCACCGGTGTGGGCTATCAGGAAGAGGCGATCAAGCAGCGCCTGCCGAATGCGCCAACCGACAGTTGGGCGATGTTGTTCGATCCGGCGGTGGTGTCGAAATTCGCCGATTGCGGGGTGAGCCTGCTCAACGATCCCAACGAAGTGTTTGCCGCCGTCATGAAGTACATGGGGCTGGACATCAACCGGCAGAACCTCGATGACCTGAAGCTCGCCGAGCAGCAACTGGCGAAGATCCGTCCGTATATTCGTTACTTCGACAACGACCTGAACATCAGCGATCTGGCCAACGGCAACACCTGCGTGGCGATGTCGTGGAACGGCAACGTCGCCATCGCTGCCGGGCAGGCGCAGGCGGCCAGTAAACCTTTCCGGCTCAGTTACCGGATCCCGAAGGAGGGCACGTTGATCTGGTTCGACGCCATGGTTATTCCCAAGGATGCGCCGCACCCGCAGGCCGGGCTGGCGCTTATGGATTACCTGATGACGCCGGAGGTGATTGCGCCGATCACTGACACCATCCATTACGCCAATGCGATCACAGCGGCTGACGGCTTGGTCGATGCATCGATTCGCAATGATCCGGGGACCTATCCGTCGGAGCCGGTGCGGGCTTCGTTGTATAGCAAAAATGACAATGGCAAGGCGTTCAATCGCGCATTGATCCGTGCGTTCAGCCGATTGAAATCCGGCCTTTGAACAAACGAGATCCCCTGTAGGAGCTGCCGAAGACTGCGATCTTTTGACTTTGATTTTTAAAACCAGATCAAAAGATCGCAGCCTTCGGCAGCTCCTACAGGGGGATCGGTGTGAACTCGAAAACTGTGGCTTGCCAGCGATGAACGATGACGCGGTCTAAACCTTGGGCACCCGCCACAAATACCAGGCCGCCACCGTCCGATACGGGCTCCACGCCAACCCAATCTCAACCATTTGCCTACGCGTCGGCTGCACCTCCAACCCCTTCAGCCGTCGATACCCTTCACGCACGCCAAAATCATCCGCCGGCAAGACATCCATCCGTTCCAGGCTGTAGATCAACAACATCTCCACGGTCCAGCGACCAACCCCGCGCAGGCTGACCAAGCGCTCGATCAGCACTTCATCGTCCATCGCCAGCGCGGTAGCGTAATCCGGCACCACACCGTCCAGCGTTGCTTGGGCAATGCCCTGAATCGTCGCAATCTTGCCCGCCGAAAATCCGCAGCTGCGCATTCGATCAAAATCCGTCGCGAGTATTTGTTCAGGTCGCGGAAACGATTGCCCTGCAAACAAGCCCACCAGCCGCCCGACAATCGCATCGCCTGCCTTGGCATGCAGCTGCTGATAGGCAATCGCCCGCACCAGCGACTCATACGGATCGCGCGCCGGATGCGGCTGGTGCAGGCAAGGGCCGGCAGCGGCGACATGCTGCTGCCAATCGGCGTCGATCGCGGCCAGAAAAGTGCTGGCCGCTTGATAAGCGTCGCTCATGCTATTTCAGCAGGCCGTTGACTTCGCCGTAGCTGAATGCCTTCAAGTCGTGGGTATCAAGCTTGCCTGTGGCGAGAAAGCTTTTCACCAGCCCGCCCATCGCGCCATAAAGGAACTCGGCAATGCCGGAACCGGCGCTCAAGCGGCGTACGCCCAACGCTTGCAACTCAGCAGGCGAGGGCAGGCAGGCGAAGCCCAGCACATTGACCGGCAACGAGGTGCCTTTGCAGATGGCTTCGATCTCGTAGGCGGCGGTGACACCGGCGGCGAACAAGCCATCGGCACCGGCGGCCTGATACAGCGCAGCGCGGCGCAGGGTTTCGGCGACGCGATCTTCGGCCGGTACAAGGCTTTTCAGATAGACGTCGGTGCGCGCATTGATGAACAGCTTGATCTTGCGTTTATCAGCCACTTGTCGCGCCACGTCGATCTTGCGTGCCAGCAGCTCGGGATCCGCGGAACCGTCCTCGATATTGATCCCGACCGCGCCGGCGGCGATTACCGCATCGAGTACTTCGGCCACACGCCCGAGGTCATCGGAATAACCGGCCTCGACGTCCACGGTCAGGGGAATGCTGATCACCCGGGCGATGGATTCCACCGTCGAAACCAGACGTTCAAGGGGCAGGGCGTTGCCGTCCGGGTAGCCGTGAGCCCAGGCCACCGCAGCGCTGCTGGTGGCGACGGCTTTGCCCTCCAGATGTTCGACCAGTCGTGCGCCGGTGGCGTCAGCGACGTTGGTCAGAATCAACAGGCCTTGCTGGTGCAATTGGTGGAACCGAGTATCGAGCGCGTCCATCGAAATCCCTTCTTGTGGTTTGATTCGAATCGTCAGAAAGCCAGTTGTTGCGTGAGCTGCACCGCAGCGTTTTCCAGCCGCAGCAGAAACGCCTTGCGCGGTTGCCCTCCACCATAACCGGTGAGCGAGCCATCCGCGCCGATCACCCGATGGCAAGGCACCACAATCGCCAGACGATTGTGTCCGTTGGCCAGGCCCACCGCGCGACTGGCGCCGGGTTTGCCCAAACCGGCAGCAATGGCGCCGTAGCTGCGGGTCTGACCATAAGGGATTTGCAGCAGTGCCGACCAGACCTGCCGGGCGAATTCGCTACCGGGCAAGTGCAAAGGCACAGTGAACAGCGTCAAGCGGCCAGCGAAATACTCCGCCAGTTCACGCTCGATCTGCTGCAAGTGTGCGTTGTGCCCCGGCGCGACCACGTAACCGTAGCGGTTGTGTAACTCCTCGACTTCGCGGGTCAATGCGGGCCGATCGAGGAACTCCAGCAATACCAGCCCACGCCGTTCAGCCATGGCGATCATCGGCCCCAGCGGCGTGGTCAACCGGGTGAACAACAGCGGTTCACTGTTGGCGGCGCGGCCGGGAGTGATGTGGAATGACTTCTGGAACGCATCGCGAAAACCGCTGAGGGATTCGTAGCCGGAGTCGAACGCCGCAT
Protein-coding sequences here:
- a CDS encoding heavy metal sensor histidine kinase, which encodes MKIAGSYSLTLRLALVFAVLAFVSLAGLGVALYQELEEQLTRRDDIQLVSRIDQLRTILNDSNTLELIKNKPALFQNMLGTREALLTIGAPGHPPLLVVNPGNLALPSVPAVPVDHVMALNDVQHLPSINGVPFSAVAASIDSGDLGNLQVLIGKLMSERTAMLANYRLSVYGLASLAAIVLALVGCLLVYRGLLPLRRLAKHAHGIGVGNLNERLASAGAPRELRPMIEAFNAMLDRLARGFAQLSQVSTDMAHELRTPINNLLGETQVALQQPRSIDAYQQLLASNVEELERLTRMLDNMLFLARTDPASALSQRQELDAADEMQRIADYFEGLAADVGICIEARGRGVIWAEPMLLRRALANLCANAIKYGAADSTVQVEAIAEADGSYLRVRNLGTTIPAEHLSRLFERFYRVDQSRERSAQSNGLGLSIVATIMQLHHGRYRVSSNNGQTCFELFFPARNGHPKQYPVGAVE
- a CDS encoding heavy metal response regulator transcription factor, whose translation is MNILVIEDEPKAGNYLLNGLQELGYSVSLARDGADGLHLALEHSFDVIVLDVMMPKMDGWEVLRRLRKEADTPVLFLTARDDIADRVKGLELGADDYLIKPFSFAELVARLRTLTRRGPIHEDEQLQVADLQIDVLKRRVTRAGVRITLTNKEFALLQLFASHTGQVLSRSLIASRVWDMNFDSDTNVVDVAVRRLRAKVDDPFQLKLIHSVRGIGYRFDTQS
- a CDS encoding DUF2790 domain-containing protein, whose translation is MKTLILAFSALLASGSLFAASMPDTAVIHDKNGFYVNLDVDKVLSSTDISQACGVVPAKLNYLDHQGREHVLDYQVQGSGCINDH
- a CDS encoding murein L,D-transpeptidase catalytic domain family protein, producing MLTFLRRLLLTTATLVAVTSPAFAAGKPSPVLYTSLAHAAPELNPQALKGALNAMQCAVNNGAKPSRHLAIIDYSQPSTERRLWIFDLNRKKLVLRDLVAHGSASGENFATQFSNVEGSYQSSLGLFRTQESYSGTHGYSLRMDGLEPGFNDMARDRAIVIHAASYVNPLWSKRQGRIGRSQGCPAVRPQIAKQVIDKLKDGQFMFSWYPDQRWLKSSPYLNCQPQQVASILSTHAS
- a CDS encoding L,D-transpeptidase family protein, which produces MFKKYACYLSICLLAAPFVACADEPLPPLQTLPTPPAEMPVEPQSPLQAVLISLPQACPAVAAHLAGPALEQLQAFYQQQDWMPVWARESGRLQALQGQLQLLADDGLSPKRYPVAPNPPQDGELCADIDISRYYLQALQDLHYGRLLQSHFEPLWHADEAPRDRQAELLAIAVPGMQNIPDAFDLARPHLAQYQNLRQLYAAQRLKALPQWQSVGNGPLLRPSMEDKRVPELARRLYSEGYLTHALGAPGNAYEGVLVDAVKSFQANHSLQADGVVGPGTIAELNISPLTRREQLRVNLERFRWLAQDMEPDGLLVNVAAAELTLYQRGQPVWQTRTQVGRAERQTPLLKSRVTRLTLNPTWTVPPTIWKEDKLPAIRKDQTFLSRQNLQVLDANGQPLAAADIDWDNPGNILLRQDAGPRNPLGQMVIRFPNPFSVYLHDTPSKALFDKGPRAFSSGCVRVEHPMQLRDLLLSPAEKARTETLLATGATHEFRLSAPVPILMTYWTVQVDNAGHVRYSPDIYSRDSALLAGLDRAH
- a CDS encoding DoxX family protein, with amino-acid sequence MTSNLSTATQAVHLNLDRAGTWLAPLTLRLFIAWEFFESGLEKFTGQNWFEDIQSRFPFPFDHLPATLNWELSMWAELIGALAILVGLGTRISAVSLIVVTVVATAAVHWPADWSSLSELAQGYAITNKGFGNFKLPAIYLAALLPLVFAGAGKLSVDAWLARRFWNRRAR
- a CDS encoding LysR substrate-binding domain-containing protein, which translates into the protein MRKLPSLPALRTFECAARHAHFGRAAAELCVTDSAVSHQIRQLEEQLGVSLFIREGRQIRPTIAAGRLMQSLQQAFELIGEACDELRDPSSLAVLRLAVTAELAQKWLMSRLSDFYARYPHITLHLYEQPIDASAPGEDIDLAITYGTGPADSSAYFVRPLPALQFFPVCSPGLFNQGTLKTPKDLARHCLLHDDQDGKTWTAWLTSHAGDQRPQRQLYFAHAGLALEAAVQGQGVAMGDNLTAQEDLQNGRLLRPFSASMTALGQYALVCERVRLERPAVAQMLEWFNDQLAD
- the aguA gene encoding agmatine deiminase, producing the protein MARLLDSTPKHDGFRLPGEFEAKSGCWLGWPERTDVWRNGAKPAQKVWVQIVTAISHSEPVTVCASAAQFATARRQLPPQVRVVEMTCNDTWFRDSGPCFVVNDQSGEVRGVDFEFNAYGGLDGGLYYPWDKDDQIASKILEIERFDRYRAPLIAELGGIQSDGQGSILTTEQCLLNRNRNQHLGKEEVTRRLTDYLGAEQVIWLPRGCKFDETDGHVDDLACFVRPGEVVLQWTDNRDDPQWEIYQEAYDILRSTRDSRGRELTVHKLPQPDVLEWTAEEAEGLDQQDSTHTRQAGTKICASYINYYAGNRSIVVPLFGDRNDKVAMATLAELFPQHKIVGIENSREILLGGGNVACITMPQYAGTSDHKKGL
- a CDS encoding extracellular solute-binding protein; amino-acid sequence: MGLHKLTQALLLVLAPLCVQAADNAQPVVNLYIWGEYLAPDTLKNFEAKTGIHVVADHFDSLETVETKLLTGRSGYDLVLTAGQHLSRAIESGAIQPLDKARVPHFAGVGDEFRQHMAVFDPGNRYAGIYAWGTTGVGYQEEAIKQRLPNAPTDSWAMLFDPAVVSKFADCGVSLLNDPNEVFAAVMKYMGLDINRQNLDDLKLAEQQLAKIRPYIRYFDNDLNISDLANGNTCVAMSWNGNVAIAAGQAQAASKPFRLSYRIPKEGTLIWFDAMVIPKDAPHPQAGLALMDYLMTPEVIAPITDTIHYANAITAADGLVDASIRNDPGTYPSEPVRASLYSKNDNGKAFNRALIRAFSRLKSGL
- a CDS encoding DNA-3-methyladenine glycosylase, with protein sequence MSDAYQAASTFLAAIDADWQQHVAAAGPCLHQPHPARDPYESLVRAIAYQQLHAKAGDAIVGRLVGLFAGQSFPRPEQILATDFDRMRSCGFSAGKIATIQGIAQATLDGVVPDYATALAMDDEVLIERLVSLRGVGRWTVEMLLIYSLERMDVLPADDFGVREGYRRLKGLEVQPTRRQMVEIGLAWSPYRTVAAWYLWRVPKV
- a CDS encoding isocitrate lyase/phosphoenolpyruvate mutase family protein — protein: MDALDTRFHQLHQQGLLILTNVADATGARLVEHLEGKAVATSSAAVAWAHGYPDGNALPLERLVSTVESIARVISIPLTVDVEAGYSDDLGRVAEVLDAVIAAGAVGINIEDGSADPELLARKIDVARQVADKRKIKLFINARTDVYLKSLVPAEDRVAETLRRAALYQAAGADGLFAAGVTAAYEIEAICKGTSLPVNVLGFACLPSPAELQALGVRRLSAGSGIAEFLYGAMGGLVKSFLATGKLDTHDLKAFSYGEVNGLLK
- a CDS encoding methylated-DNA--[protein]-cysteine S-methyltransferase, which gives rise to MNIQTAVLPPHAEMVRAMLERDTAYEGVFFTAVKTTGIFCRPSCTARKPKPENVEFFAHADECMSAGYRACLRCKPLDAAAIAPVWVQRLLKAVEADPELRWSDAQLLAEGIEPLKLRRWFKQHFGMTFHAWLRTRRLGMALGGIKQGISIDHAAFDSGYESLSGFRDAFQKSFHITPGRAANSEPLLFTRLTTPLGPMIAMAERRGLVLLEFLDRPALTREVEELHNRYGYVVAPGHNAHLQQIERELAEYFAGRLTLFTVPLHLPGSEFARQVWSALLQIPYGQTRSYGAIAAGLGKPGASRAVGLANGHNRLAIVVPCHRVIGADGSLTGYGGGQPRKAFLLRLENAAVQLTQQLAF